One segment of Danaus plexippus chromosome 10, MEX_DaPlex, whole genome shotgun sequence DNA contains the following:
- the LOC116766754 gene encoding uncharacterized protein LOC116766754, with the protein MAFPPFPSQDLAKLVLGYLAEEQLMTAYDEFLQASPYLDAFRNEYDRIFMTSLKNILAEYRAVKIYVETCKPLVLRRKLFQCTNLLEIVKLLVSYIDINRLHAQDTTFDKNSYKSSLNSKCSVCETCNFTIGVCVCKKSKSTAPSSQIDMTIDTSLETTSLADLPGNSISKKRQSKEMIDVMQPGYNNPNEASGLTQNHLISRVESQAVETPIMCNTKQNVPDKVDESSQKIEEFNTILNFVCGNNDSYQKPHLIPEATVINNKNVGNASSFQEFAKGVTCQSDPEKSIVPDSSTSENFSAQYTAPRENIVNITPITNIKGPPKQLLLTVGTPKTMQKRINVNQTKMDDQKITILSDIKVDNTFNNNVKMPPVLKSATSTPLLQFQTILINGTPAYKQNTNNTNLNYTKDEIMAMPTLFVVSATSASQNIPPAPLYNTNAQSTTVTTTTSSLSTANVLGPLVIDVPDDPLTDTNKLPDLSSDKTVPEVSLVTTVDITSNGHGSLPKNTNLTVNKSSTPNFLPPTRKSSSTPRRSSHVRVLDFTTPRRILHESINEQEVKKAEVSVVPDIPVHTKVISGSVNTVIPKTDSQKNISTKDKNMNEQKKRNWDAELRVLAVRNDEVFEPAPIPKPQKVKSKKKITAKDDKNKNKADISKDTVTSKPKKSKKKRKSADIVEPKPVTVDEKTPGSVIGNEVNETATNIACKIDNSKKDRSDPKINEDRVDTPENDRIALQNVIGARLNISDLLETPYKQVLYDIQMETPKFLGPDIPGEPISDIKIMSIPTPLFLNTPKPISTPYSTRPTDYSSGGSYYKPDDQDYIPPDILKCAVTTHESKQNEDETVENDKRDKAEKPSRPRRKCTKYVSYYKSPLNTKSGEKEKDDVASESSGVSSYSSLDKKPLKTLESKKKKTKTENKKKTNVSAQKSPAKKHTPKTFMKIKPRRTTPIKDVYNKSKRKTDTPPGSALKPRNRTSSKTKSINLAPIILAAPTKSRRKSSTPRKIQCTKSYNTNYDFNTSDKSKAGEDRKCIASSNDSDVEQLSLRWSDDGSQDAKERPQEPKTPPSAGDEEDITKIKEYIEKTAKPECTGINSEASLHIDLIKRGFDVETAKSIERDLLDTNPTRERKSLDEKTIVQSNADTIEANCSEDSQNEADVDEVEFTVSECDENSKNFITCTFDGTKFIPKEISKLKDKYSMELCIDDGVTIRLRATNFIDLFEDRIEATDYNYKETEAAVHSISDIDKLYTPMKHRGLTCHDIFDSTLTSLDTPIKTDDVRDTFETVTEIVLEVEHAEVKDTKKRKRSQGGALEDSTNKKTKPETQYLLNSANIQNIDIESVLSKLHGP; encoded by the exons ATGGCTTTCCCACCGTTTCCATCCCAAGATTTAGCAAAGCTCGTACTTG GGTACCTTGCTGAAGAGCAGTTGATGACAGCCTATGATGAATTTCTACAAGCAAGTCCGTATCTGGATGCATTTAGAAATGAATATGACAGGATATTTATGACATCATTAAAGAATATTCTGGCGGAGTATAGAGCTGTTAAAATTTatg TTGAAACTTGCAAGCCCCTTGTGTTACGAAGAAAGCTCTTCCAATGCAccaatttattagaaattgtGAAGCTCCTAGTGAGTTATATTGACATCAACAGACTTCATGCCCAGGATACtacttttgataaaaatag TTATAAGTcaagtttaaattcaaaatgttctGTTTGTGAGACATGTAATTTTACAATCGGAGTCTGTGTTTGTAAGAAGTCTAAATCCACAGCCCCGTCGAGTCAGATTGATATGACTATTGATACTTCTTTAGAAACAACTTCTTTAGCGGATCTTCCtg GTAATTCTATCTCAAAAAAGAGACAAAGTAAAGAAATGATAGATGTGATGCAGCCAGGCTATAATAACCCAAATGAAGCAAGTGGTTTAACTCAAAATCACTTAATAAGTAGGGTTGAAAGTCAAGCTGTGGAAACTCCTATAATGTGTAATACGAAACAAAATGTTCCTGAT AAAGTAGATGAATCGAGTCAGAAGATTGAAGAGTTTAATACAATACTAAATTTTGTTTGCGGCAACAATGACTCATACCAGAAACCGCACTTGATTCCAGAGGCGACTgtcattaacaataaaaatgttggaaATGCTAGTAGTTTTCAAGAGTTTGCTAAAGGAGTCACTT GCCAAAGTGATCCAGAGAAATCTATTGTACCTGATTCTAGCACTTCAGAAAATTTTAGTGCACA ATATACTGCTCCCAGAGAGAATATAGTGAATATAACCccgataacaaatattaaaggcCCACCGAAACAGTTGTTACTAACGGTTGGTACACCGAAAACAATGcagaagagaatcaatgtgAACCAAACAAAGATGGATGACCagaaaataacaatactaTCAGATATAAAAGTTGATAAcacattcaataataatgtcaaaatGCCACCGGTATTGAAGTCTGCTACGTCGACGCCATTACTGCAGTTTCAAACAATTCTTATAAATGGCACCCCGGCTTATAAGCAAAACACAAATAACACTAACTTGAATTACACTAAGGACGAAATCATGGCCATGCCCACACTCTTTGTTGTGTCTGCGACAA gcGCATCCCAAAATATTCCACCAGCTCCCCTTTATAACACAAACGCACAAAGCACAACTGTGACCACTACAACTAGTAGTTTATCAACTGCTAATGTACTGGGTCCCTTAGTTATAGATGTCCCCGATGATCCTCTGAccgatacaaataaattaccgGATCTGAGTTCTGATAAAACAGTGCCGGAAGTGAGTCTAGTCACAACCGTCGATATAACGTCTAATGGACACGGTTCTTTACccaaaaatactaatttaacCGTCAATAAATCTAGTACGCCTAATTTTCTACCACCGACAAGAAAATCATCATCAACGCCGAGGAGATCGTCCCACGTGAGAGTGTTAGATTTCACAACACCAAGAAGAATCTTACATGAAAGTATAAATGAGCAAGAAGTCAAAAAGGCGGAAGTCAGCGTGGTTCCCGATATACCCGTTCATACGAAAGTTATTTCAGGTTCCGTTAATACTGTTATTCCGAAAACTGATAGCCAGAAGAATATATCGactaaagacaaaaatatgaatgagCAGAAAAAACGCAATTGGGATGCCGAATTAAGGGTGCTGGCTGTGAGAAATGATGAAGTGTTTGAACCCGCTCCCATCCCTAAACCTCAAAAAGTGAAGAGTAAGAAGAAAATTACAGCCAAagacgataaaaataaaaataaagcagaTATATCAAAAGATACAGTTACAAGCAAACCTAAAAAATCTAAGAAAAAACGAAAATCAGCTGATATAGTGGAGCCAAAACCCGTTACTGTTGATGAAAAAACTCCGGGCTCTGTAATTGGCAATGAAGTCAATGAAACAGCTACTAACATTGCTTGCAAGATAGATAACTCTAAAAAAGATAGAAGTGACCCTAAAATCAATGAAGATCGCGTGGATACTCCAGAAAACGACAGGATAGCGTTACAAAACGTCATCGGAGCCAGGTTAAATATATCAGACTTGTTGGAAACACCATACAAGCAAGTCTTATACGACATACAGATGGAAACTCCCAAATTCTTAGGCCCGGACATTCCCGGCGAACCGAtatcagatattaaaattatgagtaTACCCACTCCATTGTTCTTAAATACTCCTAAACCTATATCAACGCCGTATTCAACACGACCAACTGACTACTCCAGTGGAGGCAGTTATTATAAACCTGACGATCAGGATTACATACCACCCGACATATTGAAATGTGCGGTCACCACACACGAGTCCAAACAAAATGAGGATGAAACTGTAGAGAACGATAAAAGAGATAAAGCTGAAAAACCGAGTCGGCCACGAAGGAAGTGCACCAAATATGTTTCCTACTACAAGAGTCCACTCAACACAAAATCGGGCGAAAAGGAAAAAGATGACGTGGCGTCAGAAAGTAGTGGAGTTAGCAGCTATAGCTCACTGGACAAAAAACCTCTGAAAACTCTGGAATCCAAAAAGAAGAAAACTAAGACCGAgaacaaaaagaaaactaaTGTTTCGGCTCAGAAATCGCCCGCCAAGAAACACACCCCAAAAACGTTTATGAAGATCAAGCCGAGACGTACGACTCCGATTAAAGATGTCTACAATAAGAGCAAAAGAAAGACCGATACGCCCCCCGGGAGCGCTTTAAAGCCTAGAAATAGAACGTCTAGCAAAACTAAAAGCATAAACTTGGCGCCAATAATTCTTGCTGCACCAACGAAATCACGAAGAAAATCCTCCACACCAAGAAAAATACAGTGCACGAAATCATATAATACGAATTACGATTTCAATACGTCTGATAAATCAAAAGCGGGTGAAGATAGAAAATGTATCGCAAGTAGTAATGATTCTGATGTCGAGCAATTGTCTCTGAGATGGTCCGATGATGGATCCCAGGACGCCAAAGAGAGGCCCCAAGAACCTAAAACCCCTCCGAGTGCTGGTGACGAGGAAGACATcactaaaataaaagagtACATAGAAAAAACCGCTAAGCCAGAATGTACTGGTATTAATTCTGAAGCTAGTCTTCATATTGATCTTATCAAAAGGGGTTTTGATGTCGAAACAGCTAAGAGCATCGAGCGTGACTTACTAGACACTAACCCGACGAGAGAAAGAAAATCCTTAGATGAAAAAACGATCGTTCAGAGTAATGCAGATACTATTGAAGCTAATTGCAGCGAGGATAGCCAAAATGAGGCAGATGTTGATGAAGTTGAATTCACCGTCAGCGAATGCGACGAAAATAGCAAAAATTTCATCACGTGCACCTTCGATGGAACTAAATTTATACCTAAGgaaatatctaaattaaaagaCAAATACTCAATGGAACTCTGCATAGACGACGGCGTCACGATAAGGTTGAGAGCCACAAacttcatagatttatttgaAGATAGAATAGAAGCAacagattataattacaaGGAGACCGAGGCGGCTGTGCACTCGATATCTGATATCGATAAGTTGTACACACCGATGAAGCACAGGGGACTGACGTGCCATGATATATTCGACTCGACGCTAACCAGCCTCGACACGCCGATAAAGACGGACGATGTCAGAGACACGTTTGAAACAGTAACGGAGATTGTTCTGGAAGTCGAACACGCGGAGGTCAAAGACACGAAGAAAAGGAAAAGATCTCAAGGTGGAGCGCTAGAGGATTCCACTAATAAGAAGACCAAACCAGAGACACAATACTTACTGAACTCCGCCAATATACAGAACATTGATATTGAGTCGGTCTTGAGCAAATTACACGGCCCCTGA